One genomic window of Candidatus Aminicenantes bacterium includes the following:
- a CDS encoding type II toxin-antitoxin system HicA family toxin, whose protein sequence is MSKKEKLIERFLRKPVDMRFDEVKVILEHFGFTLDKKNQKGSHFVFFKGDLQMTVPVHNHVVKRTYLQMIIEMLGLEE, encoded by the coding sequence ATGTCAAAAAAGGAGAAATTGATTGAACGGTTTTTGCGCAAACCTGTCGATATGCGTTTTGATGAGGTAAAAGTGATTTTAGAGCATTTTGGGTTTACGTTGGACAAAAAGAATCAGAAAGGAAGCCACTTTGTATTCTTTAAAGGGGACCTTCAGATGACGGTTCCGGTTCACAACCACGTTGTTAAAAGAACATATTTGCAGATGATTATTGAAATGCTTGGTTTGGAGGAATAA
- a CDS encoding type II toxin-antitoxin system RelB/DinJ family antitoxin: MADSVVRSRIDPIVKLEADRILRAMGITLSDGIRLFLFQVIAENALPFKVKTPNKHTIAAMEAARKGKVERITLGALKKNWKRAECGK, encoded by the coding sequence ATGGCTGACAGCGTGGTCCGTTCCAGGATTGATCCAATCGTGAAGTTGGAAGCGGATAGAATCCTCCGTGCAATGGGCATTACCTTGAGCGATGGGATCCGCCTCTTTCTCTTTCAGGTGATAGCTGAAAATGCTTTGCCTTTCAAGGTAAAAACTCCCAATAAACATACTATCGCAGCCATGGAAGCGGCCCGTAAAGGCAAGGTTGAACGCATCACTTTGGGTGCTTTAAAGAAAAACTGGAAGCGCGCTGAATGCGGGAAATAG
- a CDS encoding type II toxin-antitoxin system YafQ family toxin, with product MLAVIEMLAGEKPLPEKYHDHPLSGECLGHRDCHIRPDWLLIYRLEPGRLILVRSGSHAELYK from the coding sequence TTGCTTGCCGTAATCGAAATGTTGGCGGGCGAAAAGCCTTTACCCGAAAAATACCATGACCATCCCCTTTCCGGAGAATGTCTGGGTCACAGGGATTGCCATATCCGTCCCGACTGGCTGCTAATTTACCGTTTGGAACCGGGTCGCCTGATCCTGGTCCGTTCCGGTAGCCATGCGGAATTGTACAAATAA
- a CDS encoding DEAD/DEAH box helicase yields MLKKNFADFALSHEMSKAISEMGFEEATPIQSLAIGPILAGADIIGQAQTGTGKTAAFGIPIIERLESHQKKVQALILCPTRELAVQIAEELKLLGKHKRDIRILPVYGGQPIERQIAALQRGVQVVVGTPGRVRDHMERKTLKLDQVRTAVLDEADEMLDMGFVDEMKFILGAIEAPHQTLLFSATIPKAILSLSKAFQNQPELIRVVHEDLTVPGVEQTYFEVKEFQKTEILARLIDIHDLKRALIFCNTKIRVDELVERLQARGYAASGLHGDMKQTFRDRVMGQFRGGRLEILVATDVTARGLDINDIEVVVNYDVPRDEEYYVHRIGRTARAGKSGRAFTFVAGREMAKLAEIQRFAKTRIRRQRLPSSDDVEEIRNSAVLEKVRRIMESEPTKKYVAMVEKLTEDDHSSLDLASALLKMVMEKDGKAVSEVAPKEPLPRLDEGETARLMIKLGKKQGVRPGDIVGAITGETDLVGRQIGAIEIHDDFSLVDVPQALAASVIEVMSRCQIKGHRVFIKPAKDKDGKKKDK; encoded by the coding sequence ATGCTAAAAAAGAATTTTGCCGATTTCGCCCTTTCCCACGAGATGAGCAAGGCCATCAGCGAGATGGGTTTCGAGGAGGCCACGCCGATCCAGTCCCTGGCCATCGGCCCGATCCTGGCCGGCGCCGACATCATCGGCCAGGCCCAGACCGGCACCGGGAAAACGGCCGCTTTCGGCATCCCGATCATCGAGCGCCTCGAATCTCATCAGAAAAAAGTGCAGGCCCTGATCCTGTGCCCGACCCGGGAATTGGCCGTGCAGATCGCCGAGGAGCTGAAGCTGCTCGGCAAGCACAAGCGGGACATCCGCATCCTGCCGGTCTACGGCGGCCAGCCTATCGAGCGCCAGATCGCCGCCCTGCAGCGGGGCGTCCAGGTGGTGGTCGGCACGCCCGGCCGCGTCCGCGACCATATGGAGCGCAAGACCCTGAAACTTGACCAGGTGCGCACAGCGGTGCTCGATGAAGCCGACGAGATGCTCGACATGGGCTTCGTCGACGAGATGAAATTCATCCTCGGCGCCATCGAGGCGCCGCACCAGACCCTGCTCTTCTCGGCCACCATACCCAAGGCGATCCTGTCCTTGAGCAAGGCTTTTCAAAACCAGCCCGAGCTGATCCGGGTGGTGCACGAGGACCTGACCGTTCCCGGCGTCGAGCAGACCTATTTCGAGGTCAAGGAATTCCAGAAGACCGAGATCCTGGCGCGGCTGATCGACATCCACGACCTGAAGCGGGCGCTGATCTTCTGCAACACCAAGATCCGCGTCGACGAACTGGTCGAAAGGCTGCAGGCGCGCGGCTACGCGGCCAGCGGCCTGCACGGCGACATGAAGCAGACCTTCCGCGACCGGGTCATGGGCCAGTTCCGCGGCGGGCGGCTGGAGATCCTGGTGGCCACCGACGTCACCGCCCGCGGCCTCGACATCAACGACATCGAAGTGGTGGTCAACTACGACGTCCCGCGCGACGAGGAGTATTACGTCCACCGCATCGGGCGCACGGCCAGGGCCGGCAAGAGCGGCCGCGCCTTCACCTTCGTGGCCGGCCGGGAAATGGCCAAGCTGGCCGAGATCCAACGATTCGCCAAGACGCGCATCCGCCGCCAGCGCCTGCCGTCGTCCGATGACGTCGAGGAGATCCGCAACAGCGCCGTACTGGAAAAGGTCCGCCGGATCATGGAAAGCGAACCAACGAAAAAATATGTCGCCATGGTCGAAAAGCTGACCGAGGACGACCATTCCTCCCTCGACCTGGCCTCGGCCCTGCTGAAGATGGTCATGGAAAAAGACGGCAAGGCTGTCAGCGAGGTTGCCCCCAAGGAACCGCTGCCACGTCTCGACGAGGGCGAGACGGCCCGGCTGATGATCAAGCTGGGCAAAAAACAGGGCGTCCGCCCCGGCGACATCGTCGGCGCCATCACCGGCGAAACCGACCTGGTCGGCCGCCAGATCGGCGCCATCGAGATCCATGACGACTTCAGCCTGGTCGACGTGCCGCAGGCCCTGGCGGCGTCGGTGATCGAAGTCATGAGCCGCTGCCAGATCAAGGGCCACCGGGTCTTCATCAAGCCGGCCAAGGACAAGGACGGCAAAAAGAAGGACAAATAA
- a CDS encoding toxin-antitoxin system HicB family antitoxin, with amino-acid sequence MEKKNVSYYLALPYNIHIQAEAEGGFLARVEELKGCMTPGESMEEVAGKSRDAMEAWLTTALNRGIAIPEPESYSGKFVLRVPKSLHRKLSENAR; translated from the coding sequence ATGGAAAAGAAAAACGTCTCCTATTACCTGGCCCTGCCTTACAACATCCACATCCAGGCCGAAGCCGAAGGCGGCTTTTTGGCCCGAGTAGAGGAGCTGAAAGGATGTATGACTCCGGGTGAAAGCATGGAGGAAGTTGCCGGCAAGAGCCGTGACGCCATGGAAGCCTGGTTGACTACCGCGCTGAACAGAGGTATCGCCATCCCCGAGCCGGAATCCTACAGCGGCAAATTTGTCTTGAGAGTTCCCAAATCGCTCCACCGCAAATTGTCGGAAAATGCCCG
- a CDS encoding AbrB/MazE/SpoVT family DNA-binding domain-containing protein — translation MRATIQKWGNSLALRIPRVFSKELGIEEATSVEMRVANSVLIVKTKKTKKLALKELLALINEKNCHEAIETDPAIGKEVW, via the coding sequence ATGCGTGCCACGATCCAGAAATGGGGAAACAGCTTGGCCTTGCGCATACCCAGGGTCTTCAGCAAGGAATTGGGTATTGAGGAAGCCACTTCGGTGGAAATGCGTGTCGCTAATTCTGTTCTGATCGTCAAGACCAAAAAGACTAAAAAACTTGCGTTAAAAGAACTGTTGGCCTTGATAAATGAAAAAAATTGCCATGAAGCCATAGAGACCGATCCGGCTATCGGCAAAGAGGTCTGGTGA
- the mazF gene encoding endoribonuclease MazF: protein MVKPVYIPRRGDAIWLNFNPQSGHEQAGRRPALVLSPEEYNRKTGLAIFCPITSQVKGYPFEVKLPAGLPVNGVVLADQVKSLDWQVRDAALIKKLPMQIVNETTDLLITLFGR, encoded by the coding sequence CTGGTGAAACCGGTTTATATCCCGCGCCGGGGTGATGCTATTTGGCTGAATTTCAATCCGCAATCGGGGCATGAACAGGCGGGACGCCGCCCTGCCCTGGTGCTCTCGCCCGAAGAGTACAATCGCAAGACCGGCCTGGCCATCTTTTGTCCGATCACCAGCCAGGTCAAAGGCTACCCGTTCGAGGTGAAACTGCCGGCGGGCTTGCCTGTCAACGGTGTGGTCCTGGCCGACCAGGTCAAGAGCCTCGACTGGCAAGTGCGGGACGCGGCGTTGATCAAAAAACTACCGATGCAGATCGTAAATGAAACAACCGATCTTTTAATTACTTTGTTCGGGCGGTAA